A stretch of Flavobacterium sp. N2270 DNA encodes these proteins:
- the bioB gene encoding biotin synthase BioB, which produces MISPRHNWTKEEIIAIYNKPLMDLLYESASIHREHHDPNVVQVSTLLSIKTGGCSEDCGYCPQAARYHTNVEGNDLMSVSQVKAQALRAREAGSSRVCMGAAWRNVKDGKEFDDVLEMVRTINKLDMEVCCTLGMITENQAQRLAEAGLYAYNHNLDSSEEYYKEVISTRGYQDRLDTIDNVRKTNVTVCSGGIIGMGENIEDRAGMLVALSTLNPQPESTPINALVAVEGTPLEDQKPVSIWEMVRMVATTRIVMPETQVRLSAGRTQMSREGQAMCFFAGANSIFAGDKLLTTPNPDVNEDMKMFELLGLNPQKPFTKKVQPQTVEAENSEFQSLGEKPKWSRPGHKIEKNLKASGKL; this is translated from the coding sequence ATGATTTCACCTAGACATAATTGGACAAAAGAAGAAATAATTGCTATTTATAACAAACCCTTAATGGATTTATTATATGAATCAGCATCAATTCACAGAGAACATCATGACCCAAATGTTGTTCAAGTATCAACTTTATTATCTATTAAAACAGGTGGTTGTTCTGAAGATTGTGGTTATTGCCCGCAAGCTGCACGTTACCACACTAATGTTGAAGGAAATGATTTAATGTCGGTTTCTCAAGTAAAAGCACAAGCATTACGAGCTAGAGAAGCTGGTAGTTCACGCGTTTGCATGGGAGCTGCATGGAGAAATGTAAAAGACGGAAAAGAATTTGATGATGTTTTAGAAATGGTTCGTACCATTAATAAACTTGACATGGAAGTTTGCTGTACTTTAGGTATGATTACCGAAAATCAAGCACAACGTTTAGCCGAAGCGGGTTTATATGCATACAATCATAATTTAGATTCATCTGAAGAATATTATAAAGAAGTAATTTCCACAAGAGGTTATCAAGATAGATTAGACACAATCGATAACGTTCGTAAAACGAATGTAACGGTTTGTAGTGGTGGAATTATTGGAATGGGAGAAAACATCGAAGACAGAGCAGGAATGTTAGTTGCTTTATCAACATTAAATCCTCAACCAGAATCTACTCCTATTAATGCTCTTGTTGCGGTTGAAGGAACTCCACTTGAAGATCAAAAACCAGTTTCTATATGGGAAATGGTAAGAATGGTTGCTACAACAAGAATTGTAATGCCCGAAACACAAGTACGTTTATCTGCCGGAAGAACTCAAATGAGTAGAGAAGGTCAAGCAATGTGCTTCTTTGCAGGTGCCAATTCTATTTTTGCTGGAGACAAATTATTGACTACTCCAAACCCTGATGTAAATGAAGACATGAAAATGTTTGAATTATTAGGGTTAAATCCGCAAAAACCTTTTACAAAGAAAGTACAACCCCAAACAGTTGAAGCAGAAAACTCTGAGTTTCAATCGTTAGGTGAAAAACCAAAATGGTCTAGACCTGGGCATAAAATTGAAAAAAACCTGAAAGCATCAGGAAAATTATAA
- a CDS encoding HTTM domain-containing protein: protein MKNFFFKSIDNSPLIVFRMFFGFLIACESFGAIMTGWVKKVLIEPQFTFSFIGLEWLQPLPNNLMYGYFVLMGILGIFIMLGLKYTYSIITYTFLWAGVYFMQKSSYNNHYYLLLLISFCMIFLPANKYKSLDVKFGFIEDKQTMPKWVSLLFIIQILIVYFYASIAKIYPDWLDGTFTRNLLQGTTTRPFFLELFSQKWFYMFIAYTGIVFDLLIVPLFLFKKTRTIALICSVIFHTFNAIVLQIGIFPFFALTFILFFYEPETIRKIFLKDKPISNHEKLDFSTSKVFKYLFIPYIIIQIALPLRHHFIEGDVFWTEEGHRLSWRMMLRERSGYIVIKIKDNKTNTTTVYDYHKNLSSKQARQLATKPDFIWQYCQKIKKEYANKDISIFIDCKNSINRKPLKTLIDPKTDFAKAKWDYFFHNKWLINN from the coding sequence ATGAAGAACTTCTTTTTTAAATCAATAGACAATTCTCCTTTAATCGTTTTTAGAATGTTTTTTGGGTTTCTAATTGCATGCGAAAGTTTTGGAGCAATAATGACTGGTTGGGTTAAAAAAGTACTTATTGAGCCTCAATTTACATTTTCATTTATTGGTTTAGAATGGCTACAACCTCTACCAAACAATTTAATGTATGGTTATTTTGTACTCATGGGAATTTTGGGAATTTTCATAATGTTAGGCCTAAAATATACCTATTCAATAATTACCTATACATTTTTATGGGCTGGCGTATATTTTATGCAAAAATCATCCTACAATAATCATTATTATCTTTTACTATTGATTAGTTTTTGTATGATTTTTTTACCTGCAAATAAATATAAATCATTGGATGTAAAATTTGGTTTTATAGAGGACAAACAAACAATGCCTAAGTGGGTTTCTTTATTGTTTATCATTCAAATACTAATTGTATATTTCTACGCTTCAATTGCTAAAATATATCCTGATTGGCTTGACGGAACTTTTACAAGAAACTTATTACAAGGAACTACAACCAGACCTTTTTTCTTAGAATTATTTTCGCAAAAATGGTTTTACATGTTCATTGCCTATACAGGAATAGTATTTGACTTATTAATTGTACCTCTTTTCCTTTTTAAAAAAACACGAACAATAGCCTTAATTTGCTCTGTTATATTTCATACTTTCAATGCTATTGTTTTACAAATAGGGATATTTCCTTTTTTTGCTTTAACTTTTATTTTATTTTTCTATGAACCAGAAACCATTAGGAAAATATTTTTAAAAGACAAACCTATTTCTAATCATGAAAAATTAGACTTTTCTACTTCGAAAGTTTTTAAATATCTATTTATACCTTATATTATTATACAAATAGCACTCCCCCTAAGACATCATTTTATTGAAGGAGATGTTTTTTGGACAGAAGAAGGTCATAGACTAAGTTGGCGCATGATGCTTAGAGAACGGTCGGGCTATATTGTAATTAAAATTAAAGATAACAAAACAAATACCACAACTGTTTACGATTATCACAAAAATCTATCTAGCAAACAAGCAAGACAACTTGCTACAAAACCCGATTTTATTTGGCAATATTGTCAAAAAATTAAAAAAGAGTACGCCAATAAAGACATTTCCATATTTATAGATTGTAAAAACTCTATAAACAGAAAACCTTTAAAAACTTTAATTGATCCAAAAACTGATTTTGCAAAAGCCAAATGGGATTATTTTTTTCATAACAAATGGCTAATTAACAATTGA